One region of Miscanthus floridulus cultivar M001 chromosome 19, ASM1932011v1, whole genome shotgun sequence genomic DNA includes:
- the LOC136529620 gene encoding uncharacterized protein → MADNNNRGQTLIAGAGLGVLTVNSGLAIYRARGDVASTLFVASSYLLLLLLFACLRAYERAAPGSPARERARRAAWPVTALLTLAFAWKVAAVMPSHVAAGVVWGLAVATTAGGFFALFLQA, encoded by the coding sequence ATGGCGGACAACAACAACCGGGGGCAGACCTTGATCGCCGGCGCGGGCCTCGGCGTGCTCACCGTCAACTCGGGCCTCGCCATCTACCGCGCCAGGGGCGACGTGGCGTCCACCCTCTTCGTCGCGTCCTCGTACCTGCTCCTGCTGCTCCTCTTCGCCTGCCTCCGCGCGTACGAGCGCGCGGCGCCAGGGTCCCCCGCCAGGGAGCGGGCCAGGCGCGCCGCGTGGCCCGTCACCGCGCTGCTCACCCTGGCCTTTGCGTGGAAGGTGGCCGCGGTCATGCCGTCGCATGTCGCGGCCGGCGTCGTCTGGGGTCTGGCCGTCGCCACCACCGCCGGTGGCTTCTTCGCGCTCTTCCTGCAGGCCTGA